The genome window GATTTGAGGAGTATGAGCCACTTGATATAGGTCTTGAGGACGTCGCCATCTGAGCTTTAATCCCTCTATTCAATTTTACTTTTTTACAGACTTTTTATTCCCATAACACAATCTGATCTGTGGTGTATAGTCTTTTGTTTCTAACTTTTTATCTATATTTTTTGTCTAACTATTTATTAATCAAATAGAAATTTTGTACACTCAGGTATGCAAAAAAAGACGTCATGCGCGAACGTACTGTTTGTCAAGAAAGGCGAAGGAGATGCTATGAACAAGATTGATCGCATGATTCATCAGTTTGATGCGTATGTAGACAAGAAGGTAGGCCCATGGTGGAAAAACTGGAGAAGGTACTTTTCCATTTTTAGTAGCATTTTTCTATTGCTTCTACTGATAGTTGTTTTAGTTCGCATGTTTTATGTACGACCATACCACTTATCAAAGGTCATGAATAATGATTTAGGGTTAATTGAGCGCATTTTTGAAGACATTGATAAGGAATGTAACATTTTATCAATTCGCAAGTATGGTGCAACAATTGATTTTCTTACCGTTGCACGTTTTGCGGGTTCTTCTGTGGGGTGCTTAAATTTGGCTTACCCAAAACATTGGAACGGACCGTATCTTAATCGTACGCCATCAATTCAAGGGCGTCCGTATCAAATTGTGCAGACACAAGAGGGGCATTTTGTTGTGCCAGGTGATGGTGTTAAGCTACCCAATGGTAAAATTATTGGTAAAGATATTATTTTTAATGCTGATACCGTTATTTCTGAAATGATCAAACCAGATGGTGAGCTTTGCCATAATAAACAGCCTCTAGCGCTTAAGCTCAAGTTTAAAGTCGGTGACTGGGACAATCCTGTTGCAAAGGAAGATAAAGATGATGAAGACGTTTCTGCAATTTTAAAAGAATTTGATGCAGCGTTCCCTTATTCGTGGAATGAAATTGAGTGGTTTAAGCGTCAAGACCAGCGTTCATGTGTGTAGTTTTATTGTTCCAGCAAAGAACGTATTGATAATCCCAATAAAAAGTTTGATGGGGAGTGGGGCGTTTTTGTCCCCTTCTGGGTCATAGTGTGCGGCAATAGTATGTCCCGCGATCAGAATTAATGGCATAAGTGAATCGATAGGTGCCACGACAGACTCAGGAACATCTAAGCAGTTACACCACAAGCATTTGCCATCACTTTGACCGTAGGGTACAAGTGCATTGCACAGTTGGTTAGCCATAATGCCATCAAAGGTGATTGCTTTGGTTAGGATCTCTTGGGAAGAGCAACACGTGGTGTTACTGTGATTTGTTTTGTGTTCATACGTTAGGTAAGCCGCTTTGGCTAAAATATAGCAGAACAACGCCGTGGTTGCACCGGCAAGATAAATGATGGCATTTTGTCGTTTATAGGTTGGTAGTCTTTTTTCTCGTTGTTCATCGCTAAAATAAAACTGTGAGATCTTTTGAGCTTCTTCGTTTGTTACGTTTTCCCCTTTTGCTTTAATTTCAGCAATACAGCCGACTAACAATGTTTTTTTAAAACTGGGAATAACATTGCTATAGCCTGCAGACACGTGCCAACTATCAAATGAAACTGGGCCGATTTTGAACCATGCTTCCTGTCCTTTTCCTATGTGTATGTCGATTGGTGAGTCATAGAAATGTTTTGCGGCTAACGCGTGGCCAAACTCATGAACAAGCGTAACGAAAAGTTGTATAAGAAAGGTTTGCACTATGGTTTTTGAAAATTCTTTGGGTTCAAATTGCTCGATTAAACGAACAGGGTCATAGCCATCTGGGGTTGCAGAGTTACTTGGTGTGGGGACAGAGCACAGGGCTAGCATTAAAAAAAATACAGGTCGAAGTTTCTTTGCCATAAAGTGACTTCAATAAGGCATTGATTGTTACTTATTCAAGGGTAGTACGCTACTTTTGAATTTTTCATCAGTCCCTCAAAAGTAGCAAAAACGTTTAGGTTAGGCAAAAAAGCTTTTTCGTTAAACCTTTTCTAAGAAATTTGAGAGTATCTTCTTAGAACCAATGCTGAAAATTGCTGTTATGTAATACTCTTTGGCATTTTTTTCTTCAACATGAGTGATAATGCCAAGGCCGAATTTTTTGTGTTTAACTTGCTGATTTTTTTTCCATGGTGCGTTGGAGGGTTGCGATTGAATAACGTTAGGACTTGCCTGTTTTACAGCGGGTTGCTTCCTGGGAAGAACTTTTTTGCCAGGAGTTACTTTTTTGGTAGGCTCTTTGAATGGGTATGAAAGATTTTCAAAGTATGTTTTAGCCGCAGGGGTTAATGCGCCTCGCCCGTGGTACCACTGCTCGAACTGGGTACGAATTTGAGAGGGGTAAGCATATTCAAGGTCAATTTTTTTGAGCAGCCCTTGAGGAAGTTCTTCAAGAAAACGTGACGGGGCATGTTCCATAAGTTGGCCAAACTGATATCTTGTGTGTGCATTGAGCAGGACCAGGTGTTCTTTTGCACGTGTGATGCCAACGTAGAAAAGACGGCGTTCTTCTTCGAGTTCTTGATGAGAGTCGAGTGATCGCCTGCTTGGCAAAAGCTCTTCTTCTAGACCGATAATGATAACGGTATCAAACTCGAGGCCCTTTGCTGCATGAAGACTCATCATGCGTACCTGTTCTGAGCTATTTTCAGACTCAACTTTTTCTTGCAGTAGAGCAACTTCTTCTAAAAACTGTGCAAGCAATTCACTTGTCGCACGGTTGTGCTCAAGGGTTGTAATTTCCAGCTCCTGTTCCTTTTTTTTCTCAAATTGCATGATTGACTGCATAAATTCACGAACGTTTTCAACTTTGGTGGTTGCTTCTTTTTCGTCGTAGGTGTCTTTGAGGTAGGTTAGGTACTCGGTTTTGTTGACGATGCTTTCAAGCAGAGTGCTAGGACGTTGCGTGTTATCATCTTCGCTAAAGAGTTCAAGAAAACTATCGACGCCCTTTTTTTGCATAGGTGAAAGCTCTGGTTCAAGGTAAGCAAAGAGCTGTTTAAAGTTAAGAAGCGGATTTTTATTCCACTCATCGAGTAAAAACTCTTCAAATTTTGCACCCAACCTGCGTGCAGGGCAGTTAATAACGCGTAGTAAGCTTATTTTATCAAATGGGTTAAGCATGAGGCGTAGATATGCGAGTAGGTCCTTGATCTCTTTTCGTTCATAAAACCGTATGCCGCCGATGATCTGGTAAGCAATAGAGTGGTAAATAAGGGCTTCTTCAATAAGGCGCGATTGAAAGTGTGTGCGATATAAGATTGCAACATCACTCAGTTTTTTGTTTTTTGGCAGGCTTGAGAGTATGATTGCAACGCTTTCTGCTTCCTGTTCGCCGTTGCGACAGGATAGATGCAAGATCCTATTGATTGCTTTTTTTTCAGACCATAATTTTTTGGGATTACGAAGCTTATTGTTTGCAATAACGCTGTTTGCCGCTTCAATGATTGGTTGGACTGAGCGATAATTTTGTTCAATTTTTATGGTTGTAACGGGAGCAAAATCTTTTTCAAAGGTAAGCATATTGGTGACGTTAGCCCCGCGCCATGAATAAATTGACTGATCTTCATCGCCTACAGCGCATAATGAGTCAAGCGTAAATTTATTGTTTGTCAGGCCCATGTGCTTGAGGAGCTGATGTTGGATAGAGCTGGTGTCCTGATATTCATCCACCAAAACATGGCGTATCTTATTTTGATGACGTTTTTTGAATTCTTCGTTTGTTGCGAAGAGCCCAAGGGTTTTAATAATTAGATCATCAAAATCGAGACAATGTGCATTGTTTTTTTCCGTCTCATATTCGAGGTATAGATCCCTCATCCAGGGCTGTGTCCACTGTGCTTGGTCAGGATTTTGTTGTTTGTTTTTGAATTGCGAAATCTGATAGCTCGCCTGAGAGGCTGTTGTGTATTTGTTCAATGCATTACGTTTAATAATTTTTTTTATAAGTTCGAGCTGATCGTCCCCATCGAATATAGAAAATTCTTTGAAAGGAAGCAGATCTTTGTTTAATCGCAATAGTAAAAGGCAGTATGAGTGGAAGGTTCCTACAAAAGGCATACGTTTTTCAGTTCCCAGAAACGAGGCGATTCGTTCTTTCATTTCCCCAGCAGCTTTGTTGGTGAACGTTAAGGCTAAGATCTGATAAGGTTGAACCCCTTCATTGAGCATGAGGTGGGCAATGCGCGAGGTGATAACCCGCGTCTTACCCGAGCCAGCACCAGAAATGACCATGAGTGCGCCATTTGTTTTTGTCACGGCATTTCGCTGTGGTTGATTAAGATCTGCTTCTAGGAAGGTATTAAAATTATTAGGAGCTTGGGATTCACTCATGATCTTTTTCTTTGTTTTTGCACAGTATTGAAATATTTTCTGTGTCTTGGATAAACGTTTAATTCTAATGCCAAACAGTGTATATTGTTTACTAGTTGTTTCAAGACACAGTAGTATTTCAAAATGTTATGAAGGCATGCAATGATTAAATATGTCAAATACGTTTGTGCGGTTTTGGTGGCGAGTTTTTGTTTGTGGTGGTGTGGAGATGGCATGTATCGCTATGCAACGCATAATAAATTACCAGAAGTTGCTCTAAGTGGTTTGTGCGAGGGTGGTACGTATTGTAAGCAAGTTGCATGTGCATTATGTGCGGATAATAGTTATAAGATCTCTACAGTTTCGGTTTTTTTAGATGGTGTTGAGTTGGACGGTGGCAGTGTTCACCATGTACGAACTGCTCGTTTTACAACGCCGTTTGTGCTTGATTGTTCAAAGCTTACCGATGGTAAGCATACACTCGAAGTTGAAGCAGTTGACGCAAGCTATAAGCAAAACAAAATTCGCCATTCTTACAATTTTTACGTCGACAATGTGCCACTTCGTGCGCAATTTGTACAGCAAGAGTATGTGACTGACCAAGGTAAAACCGTCCACATGAAAATACATGCGAATAAAAAATTAGAAAGTTTGACAGTGACGGCGTTATCAAAAACCTATGAGTTTTTGCCAGAGTCCTTTGACTCAACGGTTTATGAATGTTTTGTCCCCATTGACTGTGAAGAGCTTGCAAATGAGCATGTCGTTACCGCACAGGTTGTTGATCCCGCCCAGAATAAGACCAAATTAACTGCAAAACTTAAGATCAATGCTTTTGAGTTTAAAAAACAGCGAGGTTTTCGGGTTAGTGATCAAAAACTTGAAGATGAAAGAGAGTTGAGTGTTAAAAATGATGACCTTGAAAATCGACTTGAAGCGTGTTTAAAAGATAGTCCCAAGCAAAAACTGTGGACTGGACCGTTTGAATATCCAATCGAGGTGCAACGCACATCAACGCCATTTGGCGAAGTACGTATGACGCCACAACGTGGTAAGTACATGCATAAAGGGCTTGATTTGATAAATACTCCGCGCAGTGTGGTGTGGGCAAGTCAACATGGCAGAGTTATCATCAAAGATCGTTTTCTCATGACCGGCAACACCGTTGCTATTGATCACGGTCGCGGCGTTTGTACCGTGTATGCTCATTTAGATGATTTTGCCGACATTAATGTTGGGGATATGGTAAGAAAGGGAAATCCGATTGGTAAGATTGGTATGACGGGTTATGCAAATGGTTATCACTTGCACTGGGAAGTGCGAGTTCATAATACGCCAGTTGAGCCGTCTGAATGGACGAGTAAGATTTACTAAAAAAATAGGGGGCCCAAAATGGGCCCCCTATTTTTTTAGTCGTTGATTAATTTTTTATCTATTGCTTTAAAATATGCTTCCTCAAGAGTGTTGCTTGCTAAAAGGCTCATTCCTCCTGGGCGGCAGGTCTTATCTGGTAGAAGAATAGCAAGTCGAAAAGAGAGCTGTTTTTTTGCATCAGATTCACTTGAATCTAGAAAGCTGCCGTCATTACTTAAGAGTTTGTCAAGGCCTATGGTGAAGTAATGAGAAAGTATCTCAGTGTTAGGATTGTTGGGGACATTTTTTTGCTGGATGATGTTTTCTTTTTGCTTCATATTGCAGTAAAACAATATCTTTGCAAAATCTATGTAGGCTATGAATACTTTCTGATGAGTCTTGTCTTGAAAAAGTTCGTATATTTTTTGGGGAAGATCCTGTTGTAACGCACTGAGTAAGAGCTGTTTTGTTTGGTCTACCTGCTCTCGTGTTAATTGCATCGCAGATGTTTGAGAAAAAAGTATTGCTGTAAAAGCAAGTGTTGTTACGAACCTGGTGAGCATAGAAACTCCTTTTGGGTAAAAATGAAAGATGTTTGTTTTTGGGGTTGTTAGTATGTGTAAAAGAGATATGTTAGTCAATTTTTTGTTACAACAAATTTTAGACTATTACGACTGTACAATGATATGCAAGAGTTCGTGTAGCGATATGACCCCTTGTTCAACTTTTTCAAGTCCGTCGGAAAGTAAAAGTGCTATGTTTTGGTTTTGTATGTAAGCAGTAAGGTGGTTGTGCGATGGGTTGTTCATGATGAGAGTTCGCAGTTCAGGGGATATTGGTAGCAGTTCAAAGATTCCAATTCTGCCAGAATAGCCTCGACCAAAACAGTGGCTACAGCCTTTGGGGAAAAACGTTGCGGTCAAATTTTTGTCATGCTTTTGTAAGAATAGTTGTTCTTCTTTGGAGATTGATTTTTTTTGTTTGCAGAAGGAACAGAGTTTTCTGACGAGTCGCTGAGCAAGTACACACACTAATGATGAAGTAAGTAAAAAGGGCTCAAGGCCCATCTCAAGTAAGCGAGTTATTGCACCAGTAGTGTCATTGGTATGTAACGTGCTGACAACAAGATGTCCGGTTAGTGATGCCTCTATCGCCATTTGCACGGTTGGCTTGTCACGAATCTCACCAATCATGATGATGTCTGGATCCTGACGTAGCATTGCGCGTAGTCCATTTTCAAAGCTGAAACCTGCTCGGGTGTTAACTTGGCTTTGTGTAATACCGGCAAGTTCGTATTCAACGGGGTCTTCCATGGTAATGATATTTTTTTCAGATGTGTTGAGTTTTGAAAGCATGGCATGCAGCGTAGTGCTTTTCCCTGATCCTGTTGGTCCAGTTACGAGTACCAGGCCGTGGGGAAGTGTGAGTAGATTGAGTATGTAATTGTGCATCGACTTGTTTAAACCAAGCTCGTCAAGATTTTTTAAGTGATATGAACGGTCAAGTACCCTGATAACAAGTTTTTCTCCGTGAATTGACGGAAACGTTGAGATTCGCAGATCAATAACATCATTTGCGATCGGAGTACTAAACTCCTGGTTTGATGATAAGCGTACCCTAAATTTGCCATCTTGAGGAAGGCGTTGCTCGGCAATGTCTAAACCTGCAAAAATTTTTATTCGCGAAAGGAGGGCATTTTTTTGCTGGCCAGTGACTATTTGTTGATCATACAAGATACCATCTATGCGGTAACGTATGGTTAGGTGATTTTGGTTGGGTTGAAAATGTACATCAGATGCATTTTGTTCTATGGCGTTGTACAAGATTTCGTCAACAAGGTCAACGGTGGGGTTGTTGACAATGCCGTGCTTAAGTGTTGTTTCTGGTGACGTGATAATATGTACATCGCCTGTGTTACCCGTTGCCATGAAGGATTATTATCCAAGTTTATAACCAAGCAAGAAACCGATACTTGCGGAGCAAAAGAGCAATAGGTTATTTTTGATCCACTCGAAAGCGTTGTTGATCATAGCATTAACATTGTCAGCACTTGTAATGCCCAGGTTGGCCTGGAGCGCTGTCCAGTCGACAGTTAATAAGCCTGAGTATTCCATGCCTTTAATTAAAAAGATTGAAACAATAAGGCAAATAAAGATTGACTTGAAATATTTTTTAAATAAAAAACCTGTGGCAAAACTTAAACCGAAGTAAAATGCTGCTTCTATTGCCTGAGCTGAGGAACCGCCCATATCTTGGGCCCATTGCTTTAGGTCAAAGTCCTGAAAAAAGTTTTTTATCTGATCTATAAATGTTGTTGTTTGATTTGGCGTTGTTTCTGGAGCGGTCATTATCATCACCTTTCTAAAATTATTAACCTTTTTAGTATGCGGCAAAGCGTTTCTTTTGTAATCATAGCACATAAGACTTTAGTGGCGCTAGAGTTTGATGGGCTAAAGATAAAGTGACCAATAAAAAAGGCAGGCGTTAAGCCTGCCTGAGAAAAAAAATCTGATGAGAGTGGCTATTTAGCCCACCATGTCTTTCAATTTTTTGCCGGCTTTAAATTTAGGAACTTTTTTAGCGGCAATTTTCATCTTCTTGCCAGTTGCAGGATTGATACCGGTTCTTTCTTTTCTTTTCATAACGCTGAATGTGCCAAAGCCGGTTAAAACTACTGACTTGCTTTTTTTCAGACTTGCTTCAATAGTTTTGATCATAGATTCGAGCGCATTTTTACAAGCGGTTTTAGGCAATTTGGTGTCTTTTGCCATTTGCTCGATGAGTGAAGCTTTGTTCATTGAACTCCTCCGTATGGATAAAGTTTATACACATATTACACGATACTATTTCCTCGCGCTTTTACAATACACTTAACACAGAATTGTGCATTGGTTGAGTTTTGTCAAGTATCTTTTGTTAAAAAAATGATCACAAGGGGGAAAAGGTAAGGTAACTATGCGTTTAGTTGCATGTGCATGTAACTATAACGTATCTTAAACTAAGGGAGTAAAAGCAGGGGGGGTAATGGGAATCAGATATCGCAGTAAACCAGTTGCGCTGACATGGTTATGTATATCGATAATGTTTTTTTGTGGTGCTTTTTGTGCTGAGCAAAAGGGCGTACCTGTCGTTGAAAAAAGTTATTTTGAAAGTTTACCGACAGAGATTTTAGTTTTGATTTTAGGATATCTTGAGTTGCGTGATATTCTAATTTTTTCTTTGTTGAATAGAAACTGTAGCGCTTTAACGCAGCAAATTTCAGTCGGGTCATTGTTTGATAAGGTTGTGCTTGCGGTTAGTAAAAGTAAGACGCTACCACAAACTTCAAAGCCATATTTTGATGGGTTTTTAAATCGTTTAGCCCAAGATCTTTCGGTTGACATGGTTCAAAGGTTTATGTTTTGTGATGAGTTGAAAAAAAATAACATTTTAACTGATCTTGAACGACAGGCTTTTGTTTCCAATATTGTTAAGCATTTAGAAGAGAGCGAAATAACCCTTGACGGAGTTGTTTGGGGTTGTAGACGGTGTCTCAAGTTGAAATCAATACGGTGTGTGCAGTGGGGCGCTGGCACATTTGCGTATGTTGACAAGCTTCCCTGTTGGTTGGGGGACAAAATTGCACAGTTGGTTAAGGCCCAGATAATGTGCGATATTCAATTGCTCAACAAGGCAGTCAGTGGGCAGCTAGACGAAACAGATCTTAAGAATCTGCTTGTAGCTGGAGCTGATATAAATGCGTGTGATCATGAGGGTAAGACGGCGTTGCATTGGGCTCTTTATAAGGGGCACTACGAGCTTGTGCAAAGTTTGTTAGATCATGGAGCAGATGGGTGTGTGCGTGACGACCAAGGTCGCAGCCCGCTGCATTATGCAGCCGAGAGTGCAAACCTTGCATGTGTTAACAAGCTTCTTGAAAAGAATGTTGTGGTTGATGTAACTGATGTGCGAGCGCAGACACCGCTGCATTATGCTGCTTATTCATCACCACTTAATACGACTACATGGGATGCGCGTGTTGAAATGGTCAAGCTACTGGTAGCCTGTGGTGCTAGTCATACAAACGTTGATTTGACCGGCCGCAATGCTCTTGCGTATGCAATGGGCAATCATCACTTGCGAGCTTACTTAGAATCACTTTGAGAAGAAAATTAGGATACGTGGTGCCGAGGGCCGGACTCGAACCGGCACGGGCTTTAGGCCCGAGGGATTTTAAGTCCCTTGCGTCTACCAATTCCGCCACCCCGGCACACAAGTTTTTTATTTGGAGGCGGCACCCGGAATTGAACCGGGGATCACGGTTTTGCAGACCATTGCCTTACCACTTGGCTATGCCGCCCTAAAAAATCTGAAAAATTATGTCAAACAAGTTCAGGAAGTTTAGCGTCAAGATGTGCTGCTGCCGCTCCTGTGATATGTAGGTCAATAAAACGACCGATTAAATCGTTGCTGCCTAAAAATAATACACGAACGTTTCCTTCAGTTCTAGCCAACAGTTTACCATTCTCGAGGCGTTTTTCAACTAAACATTTAAGTGTTTTGCCGATATTTTTTTCGTTTTGCTCACGGCTGATCTGAATTTGTCGTTTTTGTAGGTCTCTGAGGCGTTGCTCTTTGACTTCATAAGGGCAATCATCAGCCATTTTAGATGCCTTGGTATATTTGCGTGGCGAATAAATAAATGAATAGATGTGGTCAAATCTGACTTTTTCCATCAGATCACGCGTTGCCTGATAGTCTTGCTCTGTTTCGCCTGGAAATCCGACAATAATATCAGTTGTTACGGTTGCATCAGGCATGCGCTCACGTAACCAGCCAACTTTTTCGATAAATAGTTCAATGCTATGGTTACGTTTCATGAGCTCTAAAATTTTGTTTGAGCCTGACTGGACGGGGAAGTGTACGTACCCAGCAAGTTTAGGTCGATGAGCGGCCATAACATCAAACAAATCAACAGTCATATCCCGTGGATGGGGGCTAACGTAGCGTACCCAAAACTCACCTTCAATTTGGGCTATGCGCTCAAGCAGTGTTGGAAATGCCTTGCCACTTTCAGGGTCAACGTATGAATTAACATTTTGGCCAACCAGATTAATTTCCTTTGCGCCATTGGCCACGTCGTGTTCAACTTGCTCAAGTAGCTTACTTGCCGGGTAACTGACCTCTTTGCCGCGGGTGAAGGGTACAATGCAGTAGGTGCAGCGCTTGTCACAGCCGGTCATAATGTTGATAAATGAGCGTTTGAGCTCAGGGGTTAGGGAGCCTACTTTAGCCTCGGTAGAAGTGGGCTTTGCAAGTTTGGTACGCTTGAGCATGCCAAATGGTGCTAGTAGTGGCTTCTTGAGCGTTGTGTTGAGTGCTGCCTTTTTTCGAATATCTCGATCTTGACCACCAAAATTCATTTCTTTGTTTGGATTTTGTTCGTACAGTTGCTTGGTGGTTTCCAGCTGAACGACCAGGTCAACCAGGTACTTTTGTATCGTTTCCAGCTCTTCGCGAGCACCGGCTACAAAGGTAACTAGGTCAAATCGTTTGTACAGCTCATTCTTTTTATAGCTTGCCACACAACCAATAATACCAACCTTGAGATACGGTTTTTCAGCCTTGTGGTCTCGTAGTGCACCAATATATGAATACAGCTTTTGTTCAGCTTTGTCGCGAATTGCACAGGTATTGACCAAGAGTAGATCTGCTTCTCCCTCTGTTGCCACTTCCTGGCAGTCCATTTGGGTTAAAAACTTTGCAATCCCCTGGGAGTCGGCAACGTTAGCTTGACAGCCATAGGTTTTAATAAAAAAGGTAATCATAATTGGTCTCCTACGCCTTGTAAATACCATGTGAGGCTAACAGAAAAGCCGTCTGCTTTTTATTGTCGTTTCAGTTGGGCAAATTTCTGTGTTAATGCCCGTTTATAGGCTAAAATAGTCCACAAACCAACTGTTTTGTCAATTTCAACAGTATAAATGAGGCTTTTCCCCCTGGCAAGGGCCTGAAGGGCCAAAATTTGTAAAAAGGTTGGGGGTAGCCGAATATTATTGTAAAAATGGTCAAAATGGCTACTGGAACGTATGTTTCAAGTCTTTTTGCCATCGGTTGCAATTATTTTAAAATAATTTACAATAGAAATAATAATGGAGATTTGGGGGTGCGTCGGGATTGGCTTGGTGCACCCAGTCCAAGTTACAAATGGAGGTTATCATGAACAAGCGTTACTTTGGTTCGATTTTATTAGGCTTTGTGCTAGGCCTTACTTTTTGCCCAGGTGTTCAAGCAATGAACCCGACTGTTAGTGGCCTGCGTGGTGCAATGGTTGGTTTGAGTAAAGAGAGTAATAAATCCTTAAAAAAGCCTTCTCAGACGAATTCGAGCGAGATAGTGGTTCCTCGCAAAGAAGTAGTCAGTGTCTCCAAGCAAAAGAGTTCAGTGGGGAAAGAGCAAACGGCAGATAAAGCTCTAATGGTCAGGCCTGCGGGTGTTGAAACGCCTTCAAAATACTTTATCAAACAGTTTGGCCAGTGCACTCAAACTGGTGGCCTTATGCTTTTAGCTAATAGGCATAAAGGTTTGCAAAAAAGTATTGACGAAAAGTTTGTAAGGCTTAAACCAGGGGTTGAAAGTAAGCTTGTAGAGCAGATTAGTGATATGGCCTCTGCAGAAAAAAAATATGCCTGTGCGGGCGCTTCGGCAACAGATAGCCACGTTGTACTGTACCACCGTCAGCCTGGGTTGGTCAGTTTTATGCACGACGTATTTTATGTTTTGGGTGGCAAGCAAGCTGCTAAAAAACTTCCTCTTCGTGTGGGAATGAGTCAGCAGTTTGATGAGGCAAAAACAATCAAAGAGCTGGATAAAAAAGAAAATCTGAGAAAAATCAATGATTACGAATTGAGTGACATTTTGGTTTCTGCAAATCCGGCACTTTTTTCAAATATAAAACGAGAAGGTGAGTCATCATTTTTGCAGTTTATCGATGATGAAAGACCATTTATTGGCTATGCATATCAGGGTGATTTTAATGCTTTGATCAAGGGAGCGTGTAAGCAGCTTAATCTACAGATTGACGCCACTGCTGTGAAAGAAGCAGAGATGATTTACAAAAAATACTATAAAGACAGAAATTCTCTTTTGCAGATTTTTATCCCGAAAGATAGAGTTAAAGATTACTGTTATCTTGCGCAAGCTTACGGCAAAAAGCGATATGTTCAGAATAACTCTGCTCAGAATGGTTCTGAGTGTTATGCCAGCATTGATGATTTTTTTAAATTTTTGAAAGGTGAACAGGATAAGCTTGGTGCTTGGATAGACAAAACAGTGAGTGGTGCCAAACGTATTCGTAATGTTGTCAATACTCAGCTCAGAATTTATCCACATCCAGACTATTTCTTGAGTGATAACAATGATTTGAAATGGTGCCGCGCTGATTACTTGCTTGATGAACAAGCGTGTGATGAACGCTACCATGCTTTGTCTGGTTGGGCGGCTGGTTTTGTTCAGAGTCAAATGCTAGAGGCATAAATCTTGTGGTCGATTTATGTGCATTGATAGAAAAGTGAAATAGAAAAACGAAGTCTTAGAGCAGTACATTGGGGTGGTCCTGACCGTATCTGGCCTAAGCGATAAATGGAGGATTTATCATGAATACATGTCGTCGTGTAACTCAATTGGGTATGATTGTTCTTACGTGTGCTGTGTTTGGAAGCAATGTTCAGGCAATGGGTATGCCTCGCGTAGGTCTACCGAAGAAAGCGCCAAGTGCACCAGTTGTTAGAATGAATTATTCACCTTCTTTGTATACCCCAAAAGCAATATCATTTTTAAAGCCGATGCAACCAAGTAGGTTATTCTCATTATTTACCGGATTGAAAAAGTTGTCTCCTATTCAAGGCTTAAATAGCAAGCAGCTTGGAGCTACTTGGCAGCAACGTCCAATGTCATTTTTTGGTAAATTTTGGGGAAATGCTGCAAGGATGATTAAAAGGGTAGAGGCTCCTTCTCAAAAGCAAGAAGATTTTTTAAATCAAGCAATAAAGGCATTATCGCTTGATAACGCTCCTCAACTTCAGGGCTCTGATAAGTTATTTAAAGATAAGCTACAATTTACATTTTTGACCTCGATTAAGCTTGG of Campylobacterota bacterium contains these proteins:
- a CDS encoding UvrD-helicase domain-containing protein is translated as MSESQAPNNFNTFLEADLNQPQRNAVTKTNGALMVISGAGSGKTRVITSRIAHLMLNEGVQPYQILALTFTNKAAGEMKERIASFLGTEKRMPFVGTFHSYCLLLLRLNKDLLPFKEFSIFDGDDQLELIKKIIKRNALNKYTTASQASYQISQFKNKQQNPDQAQWTQPWMRDLYLEYETEKNNAHCLDFDDLIIKTLGLFATNEEFKKRHQNKIRHVLVDEYQDTSSIQHQLLKHMGLTNNKFTLDSLCAVGDEDQSIYSWRGANVTNMLTFEKDFAPVTTIKIEQNYRSVQPIIEAANSVIANNKLRNPKKLWSEKKAINRILHLSCRNGEQEAESVAIILSSLPKNKKLSDVAILYRTHFQSRLIEEALIYHSIAYQIIGGIRFYERKEIKDLLAYLRLMLNPFDKISLLRVINCPARRLGAKFEEFLLDEWNKNPLLNFKQLFAYLEPELSPMQKKGVDSFLELFSEDDNTQRPSTLLESIVNKTEYLTYLKDTYDEKEATTKVENVREFMQSIMQFEKKKEQELEITTLEHNRATSELLAQFLEEVALLQEKVESENSSEQVRMMSLHAAKGLEFDTVIIIGLEEELLPSRRSLDSHQELEEERRLFYVGITRAKEHLVLLNAHTRYQFGQLMEHAPSRFLEELPQGLLKKIDLEYAYPSQIRTQFEQWYHGRGALTPAAKTYFENLSYPFKEPTKKVTPGKKVLPRKQPAVKQASPNVIQSQPSNAPWKKNQQVKHKKFGLGIITHVEEKNAKEYYITAIFSIGSKKILSNFLEKV
- a CDS encoding M23 family metallopeptidase is translated as MIKYVKYVCAVLVASFCLWWCGDGMYRYATHNKLPEVALSGLCEGGTYCKQVACALCADNSYKISTVSVFLDGVELDGGSVHHVRTARFTTPFVLDCSKLTDGKHTLEVEAVDASYKQNKIRHSYNFYVDNVPLRAQFVQQEYVTDQGKTVHMKIHANKKLESLTVTALSKTYEFLPESFDSTVYECFVPIDCEELANEHVVTAQVVDPAQNKTKLTAKLKINAFEFKKQRGFRVSDQKLEDERELSVKNDDLENRLEACLKDSPKQKLWTGPFEYPIEVQRTSTPFGEVRMTPQRGKYMHKGLDLINTPRSVVWASQHGRVIIKDRFLMTGNTVAIDHGRGVCTVYAHLDDFADINVGDMVRKGNPIGKIGMTGYANGYHLHWEVRVHNTPVEPSEWTSKIY
- a CDS encoding type II/IV secretion system protein; its protein translation is MATGNTGDVHIITSPETTLKHGIVNNPTVDLVDEILYNAIEQNASDVHFQPNQNHLTIRYRIDGILYDQQIVTGQQKNALLSRIKIFAGLDIAEQRLPQDGKFRVRLSSNQEFSTPIANDVIDLRISTFPSIHGEKLVIRVLDRSYHLKNLDELGLNKSMHNYILNLLTLPHGLVLVTGPTGSGKSTTLHAMLSKLNTSEKNIITMEDPVEYELAGITQSQVNTRAGFSFENGLRAMLRQDPDIIMIGEIRDKPTVQMAIEASLTGHLVVSTLHTNDTTGAITRLLEMGLEPFLLTSSLVCVLAQRLVRKLCSFCKQKKSISKEEQLFLQKHDKNLTATFFPKGCSHCFGRGYSGRIGIFELLPISPELRTLIMNNPSHNHLTAYIQNQNIALLLSDGLEKVEQGVISLHELLHIIVQS
- a CDS encoding FUN14 domain-containing protein produces the protein MTAPETTPNQTTTFIDQIKNFFQDFDLKQWAQDMGGSSAQAIEAAFYFGLSFATGFLFKKYFKSIFICLIVSIFLIKGMEYSGLLTVDWTALQANLGITSADNVNAMINNAFEWIKNNLLLFCSASIGFLLGYKLG
- a CDS encoding HU family DNA-binding protein, which produces MNKASLIEQMAKDTKLPKTACKNALESMIKTIEASLKKSKSVVLTGFGTFSVMKRKERTGINPATGKKMKIAAKKVPKFKAGKKLKDMVG